One window from the genome of Acinetobacter sp. ANC 7912 encodes:
- the tatA gene encoding Sec-independent protein translocase subunit TatA produces the protein MAGLSIWHVLIFAIVVILLFGTSKLKNLGKDVGGAIKDFKKSVREEETEIAQLQHSRTIDAEVKASETSIKN, from the coding sequence ATGGCAGGACTATCTATCTGGCATGTATTGATTTTTGCAATCGTCGTGATTTTACTTTTTGGTACTTCCAAACTAAAAAATCTAGGAAAAGATGTAGGCGGTGCAATCAAGGACTTCAAGAAATCAGTTCGTGAAGAAGAAACCGAAATAGCTCAACTTCAACATTCCCGTACGATTGATGCTGAAGTTAAAGCGAGTGAGACTTCAATCAAGAATTAA
- a CDS encoding diguanylate cyclase domain-containing protein, whose protein sequence is MIHTTANTGIILVESNESMQTAIARADQAMYQGKQQGRNQVVFA, encoded by the coding sequence GTGATTCATACCACCGCAAATACTGGCATTATTTTGGTGGAGTCGAATGAAAGCATGCAGACTGCGATTGCACGAGCAGATCAGGCCATGTATCAAGGAAAGCAGCAAGGCCGAAACCAGGTTGTCTTTGCCTGA
- the pstC gene encoding phosphate ABC transporter permease subunit PstC: MNLLLLGILLAIIAIAYQLGLSRSQQLAGQGKNTAMLNSRPGYYGAMVALWCGIPAFFIFLLWSLVEPVILKQLVVNHLPGQMVADMDQASLSIVVDRVQALASGFGVSDTPQAYELSAAEQMARMLSISSYAKLVVVISAAVAGLVWAKRRITKQLRARHQVEKVINISLALCSGVAILTTLGIVMSMFGEAMRFFSFVSPIDFFFGTEWNPGFSSSGDAEGSYGLLPLLWGTVMVSAIALLVAVPIGLMIAIYLAEYASPRFRAWVKPIIEVLAGIPTIVYGVFALMILGPFLKSLGAMLGVDINATSALTAGVVMGIMIIPFVSSLSDDIITQVPRALRDGSLGLGATKSETIRQVVLPAALPGIMGAFLLAASRAIGETMIVVLAAGNSPILHANPLEAVSTVTMTIVNQLTGDTDFASPQALVAFALGLTLFVITLGLNIIALIIVRKYREQYD; the protein is encoded by the coding sequence ATGAATCTGCTACTACTCGGTATATTACTGGCGATCATCGCGATTGCTTATCAGCTCGGATTAAGCCGAAGCCAGCAATTGGCAGGTCAGGGTAAGAATACCGCCATGCTGAATTCACGTCCTGGCTACTATGGTGCGATGGTGGCTTTATGGTGTGGGATTCCAGCATTTTTTATTTTTCTGCTCTGGAGTCTGGTAGAGCCTGTCATCCTGAAACAGTTGGTTGTGAACCATTTGCCAGGACAGATGGTGGCAGACATGGATCAGGCAAGCTTAAGCATCGTGGTGGATCGGGTACAGGCACTGGCTTCCGGTTTTGGCGTCAGCGATACGCCCCAAGCCTATGAACTGTCTGCAGCAGAACAGATGGCACGCATGCTGAGCATCAGCAGCTATGCCAAGCTGGTGGTGGTCATCTCAGCTGCGGTTGCCGGGCTGGTCTGGGCAAAGCGACGCATCACCAAACAGTTACGTGCCCGCCATCAGGTCGAAAAAGTGATCAATATTAGTCTGGCACTCTGTTCTGGCGTGGCCATCCTGACCACACTGGGTATCGTCATGTCGATGTTTGGCGAAGCCATGCGCTTCTTTAGCTTTGTTAGTCCGATTGATTTCTTCTTTGGTACTGAATGGAATCCGGGATTTAGCAGTTCAGGCGATGCCGAAGGCAGTTATGGTCTGTTGCCATTACTGTGGGGCACAGTCATGGTCAGTGCAATTGCACTGCTGGTTGCTGTACCTATCGGTTTGATGATTGCAATCTATCTGGCGGAATATGCTTCTCCACGATTTAGAGCCTGGGTCAAGCCGATCATTGAGGTACTTGCAGGGATTCCAACGATTGTCTATGGCGTATTTGCCTTGATGATTTTAGGTCCATTTCTGAAAAGTCTAGGTGCCATGTTAGGTGTTGATATCAATGCCACCAGTGCCCTGACAGCGGGTGTGGTAATGGGCATCATGATCATTCCATTTGTCTCATCACTTTCAGATGACATCATTACCCAGGTACCACGTGCACTTCGCGATGGTTCGCTAGGACTGGGCGCAACCAAATCGGAAACCATCCGTCAGGTGGTGCTTCCCGCTGCCTTACCCGGTATCATGGGCGCCTTTTTACTTGCAGCTTCCCGTGCCATAGGTGAAACCATGATCGTGGTACTGGCTGCGGGGAACAGTCCGATCCTGCATGCCAACCCGCTTGAAGCGGTCTCTACCGTCACCATGACCATTGTGAATCAGCTGACAGGGGATACAGATTTCGCCAGTCCACAGGCATTGGTAGCCTTTGCACTCGGTCTAACCCTATTTGTGATTACTTTAGGTTTAAACATCATTGCACTGATCATTGTGCGCAAATATCGTGAGCAATACGACTGA
- a CDS encoding porin, with translation MKKTAIALTIGASILTPMIASAADVKLYGRAHVSLDYLEDGQDYQEVGLSSNSSRLGFKVEQKINDDLNVFAQIEQEISFASGDQDSKAINFSTRDTFVGLKNDQYGQLRVGRFDSPFKTARSPVNQFGDMIGDIRNVTRVGDLKFDERNENTLEYKSPKFANGFNVLAAISMNSGKENSKDADGSGKDDSKAYDLALTYKKDRIDFAAAYQNFGKNSANTAAPTEETNSGRDAFRIAGSYQFTESLNLGALYQKAQFDDSDRGLDAQVWGVSGEYKFTPKTLLRTEYFYRDVDREDANTSLIALGVEHKLDPALRLYGNVATTLNDKNANLTPWKEGRSLGNGVSGLAGQDALALSLGMRYDF, from the coding sequence ATGAAAAAAACTGCTATCGCACTTACCATTGGGGCAAGCATTTTAACACCTATGATTGCGTCAGCTGCAGACGTTAAATTATATGGGCGAGCACATGTCTCTCTCGACTACTTAGAGGATGGTCAAGACTACCAGGAAGTTGGACTATCCTCTAACTCATCACGTTTAGGTTTTAAAGTTGAACAAAAAATTAATGATGATTTAAATGTTTTTGCACAAATTGAACAGGAAATCAGTTTCGCGAGTGGTGATCAAGACTCAAAAGCCATTAATTTTTCTACACGCGATACTTTCGTAGGGCTTAAAAATGATCAATACGGTCAACTACGTGTAGGTCGATTTGATAGTCCATTTAAAACTGCACGTAGTCCAGTCAATCAATTTGGCGATATGATCGGCGATATTCGGAATGTAACGCGTGTTGGCGACTTAAAATTCGATGAGCGCAATGAAAATACACTGGAATATAAATCACCCAAATTTGCAAATGGCTTTAATGTACTCGCTGCAATTTCTATGAACAGTGGTAAAGAAAATTCCAAGGATGCAGATGGATCTGGTAAAGACGATAGCAAAGCATATGACCTTGCGCTGACCTATAAAAAAGATCGCATTGACTTTGCAGCCGCTTACCAGAATTTCGGTAAAAATTCAGCCAATACAGCAGCACCTACAGAAGAGACGAACTCGGGGCGCGATGCATTTCGTATCGCAGGTTCTTATCAATTCACTGAAAGTTTAAACTTGGGTGCCTTATATCAAAAAGCGCAGTTTGATGATTCAGATCGCGGTCTAGATGCACAAGTTTGGGGAGTTTCAGGTGAATATAAATTCACACCTAAAACACTGCTACGCACTGAGTATTTTTACCGGGATGTCGACAGAGAGGATGCGAACACGAGTTTAATCGCCTTAGGCGTGGAACACAAACTTGATCCTGCTCTACGCTTATACGGTAATGTCGCAACCACTCTGAATGATAAAAATGCCAACTTAACCCCTTGGAAAGAAGGCCGAAGTTTAGGTAATGGCGTTAGTGGATTAGCAGGTCAAGATGCTCTCGCGCTATCACTGGGTATGCGCTACGATTTCTAA
- a CDS encoding PhoX family phosphatase gives MTDYLPYDENQELDNNNSNNQHFRDILEISVSRRDLIAKTASGAAALALASSLTGCGNDDDNESTLPPTETMPNPPALNPDAKPEKLSFSPVAKNLNDIVTVPDGYEANVLYALGDSINPAYSDWDDNNIPNGPSFQFRSGDCHDGMSFFGLNMTNGRYDPTVSEHGLLVMNHEYINPTFLHPQGPTKVDGRRPEDEVIRETNAHGISIVHIQKDSTTQKVEIVKNSIFNRRITASTVMSFSGPASGSTLLSTRFSPGGKLTRGTHNNCGNGYTPWGTYLTTEENFIGYFVRSKTDDDNRQAHEKIALERYGLKAGSSSRYAWETAVGSIEPQDLYDRWNADVTADQAAKDYRNGPNTFGWIVEIDPFDSRQMPVKRTALGRFAHEDCRASRAREDDNLAFYMGDDSRGEYIYKFVSDYKWNENDRNGGYAAGDKYMDNGKLYVAKFNADGSGQWIELSYASNGLNEQNTVYPFSSQADVVTFARLAADSVSATKMDRPEWVAVNPENGEVYVTLTNNSNRGTTHPLDTANPRNYSDPEGGKGNVNGHIIRLHEDADTTTATTFKWDIYLFGAEAQMAQNINLSGLNDNNDLSSPDGMWFDPRGVLWIQTDDGAYTDTTNCMMLAALPGQVGDGIRTITSSGQETIVGAQVTDQTLRRFLTGPKGCEITGVTMTPDYKAIFVNVQHPGEDSRSYDKPTSHWPASQTNSSATSRPRSATVVITRKDGGTIAG, from the coding sequence ATGACAGACTACCTGCCATATGATGAAAATCAGGAATTAGACAATAATAATTCTAACAATCAACACTTTCGGGATATTTTAGAAATATCCGTATCTCGTCGTGACTTGATTGCTAAAACTGCTAGTGGAGCTGCCGCATTAGCTTTAGCCTCTTCTCTCACAGGCTGTGGTAACGATGATGATAATGAATCTACTCTACCACCCACTGAGACAATGCCAAATCCACCTGCCCTTAACCCAGATGCAAAACCTGAGAAACTGAGCTTTAGCCCGGTTGCTAAGAATTTAAACGATATCGTCACTGTACCAGACGGCTATGAGGCTAATGTCCTATACGCACTTGGTGATTCGATTAATCCTGCGTATTCAGACTGGGATGATAACAATATTCCAAATGGTCCAAGCTTTCAGTTTCGCTCTGGCGATTGCCATGATGGCATGAGCTTTTTTGGCTTGAACATGACCAATGGTCGTTATGATCCGACTGTGTCTGAACATGGTCTACTTGTGATGAACCATGAATATATCAATCCAACTTTCTTACATCCTCAAGGCCCAACCAAAGTTGATGGTCGTCGTCCTGAAGATGAAGTGATTCGTGAAACGAATGCACATGGGATTTCTATCGTCCATATTCAAAAAGATAGCACCACTCAAAAGGTAGAAATTGTTAAAAATTCGATTTTTAACCGTCGTATTACTGCCTCTACTGTCATGAGCTTTTCAGGTCCTGCAAGTGGGTCAACTCTACTATCTACACGTTTCTCGCCAGGTGGAAAATTAACCCGGGGTACTCATAACAACTGTGGTAATGGCTATACCCCTTGGGGAACATATCTCACCACAGAAGAGAATTTTATTGGATATTTTGTCCGTAGCAAAACGGATGACGATAATCGCCAAGCTCATGAAAAAATAGCTTTAGAACGTTATGGTTTAAAAGCAGGTTCAAGTTCACGTTATGCTTGGGAAACTGCAGTGGGTTCAATTGAACCGCAAGATCTTTATGATCGATGGAATGCGGATGTGACAGCTGATCAGGCAGCAAAGGACTACCGTAATGGACCAAATACTTTTGGTTGGATTGTAGAAATTGATCCCTTTGATAGCCGACAAATGCCTGTGAAGCGTACAGCTTTAGGCCGTTTTGCTCATGAAGATTGTCGCGCAAGTCGGGCTCGTGAAGATGATAATCTGGCTTTCTATATGGGTGATGACTCTCGTGGAGAGTACATTTATAAATTTGTCTCTGACTACAAATGGAATGAAAACGACCGTAATGGTGGTTATGCAGCCGGAGATAAATATATGGACAATGGTAAACTTTATGTTGCCAAATTTAATGCAGACGGTAGTGGCCAATGGATTGAACTGAGTTATGCAAGCAATGGTTTGAACGAGCAAAACACTGTCTATCCTTTTAGTTCACAAGCTGATGTTGTGACCTTTGCCCGACTGGCAGCTGATAGCGTTAGCGCGACCAAGATGGATCGTCCTGAATGGGTTGCAGTTAATCCTGAAAATGGCGAAGTCTATGTAACGCTGACAAACAACTCAAACCGCGGTACTACACATCCTTTAGATACAGCCAATCCGCGTAACTATAGTGATCCTGAAGGTGGTAAGGGTAACGTAAATGGCCATATCATCCGTTTGCATGAAGATGCGGATACAACTACAGCAACAACATTCAAATGGGATATTTATCTATTTGGTGCTGAAGCCCAAATGGCACAAAATATCAACCTATCTGGTTTGAATGATAATAATGACCTCTCATCGCCAGATGGAATGTGGTTTGACCCTCGTGGAGTGCTGTGGATTCAGACTGATGATGGTGCTTATACAGACACCACCAACTGTATGATGCTAGCTGCACTTCCAGGTCAAGTTGGAGATGGTATCCGAACAATAACATCTTCAGGTCAAGAAACGATTGTCGGTGCTCAAGTGACAGACCAGACATTACGTCGTTTCCTGACAGGCCCAAAAGGCTGTGAGATTACAGGGGTAACCATGACACCAGACTATAAGGCTATTTTTGTCAACGTACAGCACCCTGGAGAAGACTCGCGAAGTTATGATAAGCCGACCAGTCATTGGCCTGCTTCACAGACTAACTCGTCTGCCACTTCTCGCCCACGCTCTGCTACTGTAGTCATTACTCGCAAGGATGGCGGAACTATAGCTGGATAA
- the tatB gene encoding Sec-independent protein translocase protein TatB, whose product MLNIGMTELLVFGIIALLVLGPDKLPEAARFIGKWSAKFKRIASNIQNDLDRELRLSELREQMQTELNRIQELESKMQAQLANTNSVIQPTFKSSEKPILNNERTYQFITQPVSPIYLPPTQLDKVAKQEKNYTDIKVAV is encoded by the coding sequence ATGCTCAATATTGGAATGACTGAGCTCCTGGTCTTTGGCATCATTGCGCTTCTCGTTCTTGGACCAGATAAACTGCCTGAAGCAGCACGTTTCATCGGTAAATGGTCGGCCAAATTCAAAAGGATCGCTAGCAATATACAAAATGATCTAGACCGTGAATTAAGACTGTCAGAACTGCGTGAGCAAATGCAAACTGAGCTAAATCGTATTCAGGAATTAGAATCAAAAATGCAGGCACAACTAGCGAATACGAACAGCGTTATTCAGCCAACGTTTAAAAGTTCTGAAAAACCGATATTAAACAACGAACGTACTTATCAATTCATCACCCAACCTGTTTCGCCAATATATCTACCGCCAACCCAACTGGATAAGGTAGCAAAACAAGAAAAAAATTATACTGATATAAAGGTGGCTGTATGA
- a CDS encoding substrate-binding domain-containing protein, producing MRLTTAMTTVALMGTVAACAANAARDTIQIAGSSTVLPYASIVAEEFGNTFPQFKAPVVGSGGSSAGLKQFCRGVGDNTIDIANASRQIKSAELAECKKNGVNKVLEIKIGYDGIVFASNAKKAAYKLRPQHVFAALAAEVPSNGKMVPNPYTRWNQIDPALPNELITLVIPASNHGTREVFQEKMVDAGCETYAAIKSLDKDAQKKACSTFRKDGRVIEISGDYTETLARLKTSPNAVGVFGLGFYDQNRDKLRVATVNNVAPSEKTILNGTYPVSRPLYFYVKGEHLKSIKGLQQFTEYFLNKKVSGKGSKLERAGLIAMSDKERSVVLTNFKANKAVVLK from the coding sequence ATGCGTTTAACAACAGCAATGACAACAGTGGCATTAATGGGAACTGTAGCGGCATGTGCAGCGAATGCCGCACGCGATACGATCCAGATTGCAGGTTCTTCAACTGTCTTACCTTATGCCAGTATCGTGGCTGAAGAATTTGGCAACACATTCCCACAGTTTAAAGCCCCAGTAGTCGGTTCAGGTGGTTCATCTGCAGGCTTAAAGCAGTTCTGTCGTGGTGTGGGTGATAACACGATTGATATTGCCAATGCTTCCCGCCAGATCAAAAGTGCCGAACTCGCCGAATGTAAGAAAAATGGTGTCAATAAAGTTCTGGAAATCAAGATCGGTTATGACGGCATTGTCTTTGCCTCGAATGCCAAGAAAGCAGCTTATAAACTGCGCCCACAACATGTCTTTGCCGCACTCGCCGCTGAAGTGCCATCTAATGGCAAGATGGTACCTAATCCATATACCCGCTGGAACCAGATTGATCCAGCACTTCCGAATGAGCTAATCACGCTGGTTATCCCGGCTTCTAATCATGGAACGCGCGAAGTCTTCCAGGAGAAGATGGTGGATGCAGGTTGTGAAACGTACGCTGCAATTAAGTCTCTAGACAAAGATGCCCAGAAAAAAGCGTGTAGTACCTTCCGTAAAGATGGTCGGGTGATTGAAATATCCGGTGATTATACTGAAACCCTGGCACGCCTGAAAACATCACCAAATGCAGTAGGAGTCTTTGGGCTTGGTTTCTATGATCAGAACCGTGACAAGCTACGTGTCGCGACGGTGAACAATGTTGCTCCATCAGAGAAAACGATCCTGAATGGTACTTATCCGGTATCCCGTCCATTGTACTTCTATGTCAAAGGTGAACACCTGAAATCAATTAAAGGTCTGCAACAGTTCACTGAATATTTCCTGAATAAAAAAGTATCGGGCAAAGGATCAAAACTGGAAAGAGCAGGGCTGATTGCCATGTCTGACAAGGAGCGGTCAGTGGTGCTGACAAACTTCAAAGCAAATAAGGCAGTTGTACTGAAGTAG
- a CDS encoding VIT family protein has product MRHSYHSEKHYFERAGWLRAAVLGANDGIISVTSLVVGMAASGASTHTLLVTCVAGLISGAASMAAGEYISVKSQQDIEKNDLAMEARELKRHPDNELKELENIYIKRGLSPDVAQTVALQLTAHNALDAHARDEIGISESNAAQPFRAAFSSACAFTTGSLFPLLSILLLPEQYLDKGVILVGVLSLGITGALASYTGGVSIWKGSVRVMIWGIIAMLFSSWIGSLFNVTVA; this is encoded by the coding sequence GTGCGGCATTCTTATCATAGTGAAAAGCATTATTTTGAACGGGCAGGATGGTTGCGTGCTGCTGTACTTGGGGCAAATGACGGTATTATTTCCGTGACCAGTCTGGTCGTGGGAATGGCAGCGAGTGGGGCCTCTACACATACCTTACTGGTGACTTGCGTAGCTGGATTAATTTCTGGGGCAGCATCGATGGCTGCGGGAGAATATATCTCGGTTAAATCCCAGCAGGATATTGAAAAGAATGATTTGGCAATGGAGGCACGTGAACTAAAACGCCACCCGGATAATGAGCTGAAAGAACTTGAAAATATTTATATCAAGCGTGGACTCTCACCAGATGTGGCACAAACCGTTGCCTTACAACTTACAGCGCACAATGCTTTAGACGCCCATGCCCGCGATGAAATCGGAATATCTGAAAGTAACGCTGCGCAACCGTTTCGTGCGGCATTTTCTTCCGCCTGTGCCTTTACCACAGGTTCACTCTTTCCATTACTTTCAATTTTGTTACTGCCTGAACAATACCTAGATAAAGGTGTAATACTGGTCGGTGTCTTGAGCCTGGGAATTACAGGAGCACTGGCGAGTTATACAGGCGGAGTAAGTATCTGGAAAGGTTCAGTTCGAGTAATGATTTGGGGCATCATCGCGATGCTGTTTAGTTCCTGGATCGGTTCATTATTTAACGTGACTGTGGCTTAG
- the pstA gene encoding phosphate ABC transporter permease PstA, whose translation MTTSNTTPMDQDLDPVSAAAQREKRKRIIQDSLAKRHRQEKSFRRFGQSAVLAGLFFVVLLFGSILAKGLPAFWQSSMSLPIYFDPAIVNVEPKPVQSDKESPAQYQERLLAWQMEMGMVDWDALIINGMLARNPKLEAQRDELGALYASSEAYRLRDMVMNDPSLIGQTEQVKILADANVDVWLKGNIDRDLSDEQQQLSPEVRQLADSMKTSELIKSSFNTQIFTSPDSRSSPAASGLAGAFMGSLFMMLIVILISIPIGVASAIYLEEFAPKNWITDVIEVNINNLAAVPSIVFGLLGAAIFIGWMHLPLSAPLVGGLVLSLMTLPTVIITTRASLKAVPPSIRQAALGLGASRLQTTFHHVLPLALPGILTGAIIGVAQALGETAPLLLIGMSAFVASVPATPLDQSTALPVQIFLWQGNELRNFFEGRTAAAIIVLLALMIGLNSLAIWLRKKFEIRW comes from the coding sequence ATGACTACTTCAAATACCACGCCGATGGATCAGGATCTAGATCCAGTAAGTGCAGCAGCGCAGCGGGAAAAGCGCAAAAGGATCATTCAGGATTCCTTGGCCAAGCGCCATCGCCAGGAAAAATCATTTCGCAGGTTTGGTCAGTCTGCAGTATTGGCGGGTCTGTTCTTTGTGGTGTTGCTATTTGGCAGCATCTTGGCCAAAGGATTACCTGCATTCTGGCAGAGCAGCATGAGCCTGCCGATTTACTTTGACCCAGCTATTGTTAATGTAGAGCCGAAGCCAGTGCAGTCTGACAAAGAATCACCGGCACAATATCAGGAACGCTTGTTAGCCTGGCAAATGGAAATGGGCATGGTGGATTGGGATGCACTGATCATCAATGGCATGTTGGCACGGAATCCCAAGCTAGAAGCACAGCGTGACGAACTGGGCGCTTTATACGCCAGTTCTGAAGCCTACCGTTTGCGGGACATGGTGATGAATGACCCATCACTGATCGGTCAGACAGAGCAGGTAAAAATTCTGGCGGATGCCAATGTTGATGTCTGGCTAAAAGGCAATATTGACCGCGATCTGTCAGATGAACAACAACAGCTGAGTCCAGAAGTACGCCAACTGGCAGACAGTATGAAAACTTCAGAGCTCATCAAAAGCAGTTTTAATACCCAGATCTTTACCAGTCCAGATTCACGCAGTTCACCTGCGGCTTCTGGTTTGGCAGGTGCCTTTATGGGGTCGCTGTTCATGATGCTGATTGTCATCCTGATCTCGATTCCCATTGGTGTTGCATCAGCTATCTATCTGGAAGAGTTTGCACCAAAGAACTGGATCACAGATGTGATTGAGGTGAATATCAACAACCTCGCAGCAGTACCTTCCATTGTCTTTGGTTTACTGGGTGCAGCGATCTTTATTGGCTGGATGCATTTACCTTTATCTGCACCATTAGTAGGTGGTTTGGTCTTAAGCCTGATGACTTTACCTACCGTGATTATTACTACCCGAGCTTCTTTAAAAGCCGTACCGCCGTCGATTCGTCAAGCTGCACTGGGCTTGGGTGCCTCACGCTTACAAACAACTTTCCATCACGTGTTGCCACTGGCACTGCCGGGTATTTTAACTGGTGCAATCATTGGTGTAGCACAAGCATTAGGTGAAACAGCACCACTTCTATTGATTGGGATGAGTGCCTTTGTTGCCAGTGTACCGGCCACTCCACTGGATCAATCGACAGCCTTACCTGTGCAAATTTTCCTGTGGCAGGGCAATGAACTGCGTAACTTCTTCGAAGGACGTACTGCCGCAGCCATTATTGTTCTTCTTGCGCTCATGATTGGATTAAACAGTTTAGCCATCTGGTTGCGCAAGAAATTTGAAATCCGTTGGTAA
- the tatC gene encoding twin-arginine translocase subunit TatC, whose protein sequence is MSILPSTQMNKDAQSIQLEEMPISKHLVILRKHLFKIVSVLLVLFLCLLPFASETYQLLSEPLRAQLPVSSTMIATDVTATFMAPFKLNFFIALFIAMPFILYQLWTFIRPALYTKEKRLALPLLISSIALFYTGIAFAYLIALPSILHFFISVSPETVAPMTDINSYLAFCLKLFLVFGFTFEIPIITLLFILIGIVSTQTLVEKRRFIIVGCFFIAMFVTPPDALSMIMLAVPMWLLFELGLAAGKCIEKASLEKKE, encoded by the coding sequence ATGAGTATTTTACCTTCGACCCAAATGAATAAGGATGCGCAATCAATCCAGTTAGAAGAAATGCCGATTTCGAAACACTTGGTGATTTTAAGAAAACACCTTTTCAAAATTGTAAGTGTATTATTAGTGCTATTTTTATGCTTATTGCCTTTCGCATCGGAAACTTATCAGCTTTTATCAGAGCCTTTGCGTGCTCAGTTACCTGTAAGTTCCACCATGATTGCAACCGATGTAACTGCGACATTCATGGCACCCTTTAAATTAAACTTTTTCATTGCTTTGTTTATTGCAATGCCATTTATCCTATATCAACTCTGGACCTTTATTCGGCCAGCGTTATATACAAAAGAAAAAAGACTCGCTTTACCCCTATTAATCAGCAGTATTGCGCTTTTCTATACAGGTATTGCTTTTGCTTATTTAATCGCTTTGCCGTCTATCCTTCATTTTTTTATCAGCGTATCGCCAGAAACCGTAGCACCGATGACCGATATCAATAGTTATCTGGCATTTTGTCTTAAACTTTTTTTAGTGTTTGGTTTTACTTTTGAAATCCCGATTATCACCCTATTATTCATCCTGATTGGGATAGTCAGTACACAGACTTTGGTGGAAAAAAGACGGTTTATTATAGTGGGATGCTTTTTTATTGCCATGTTTGTAACACCACCAGACGCCCTGTCCATGATCATGTTAGCGGTGCCAATGTGGTTATTATTTGAATTAGGTTTAGCAGCCGGTAAATGCATAGAAAAGGCATCTTTAGAGAAAAAGGAATAA